The Blattabacterium cuenoti genome includes a region encoding these proteins:
- the rpsT gene encoding 30S ribosomal protein S20 yields MANHLSSFKRIKQNHTRRLRNKYVYKSTKTAIKKLLMNKNKKEYSVVISMIDKLSKKNIIHMNKADRLKKKLSQKLFD; encoded by the coding sequence ATGGCAAATCATTTATCTTCTTTCAAAAGAATCAAACAAAATCATACTAGACGTTTACGTAACAAATATGTATATAAAAGTACTAAGACTGCTATAAAAAAATTATTAATGAATAAAAACAAGAAAGAATATTCTGTTGTTATCTCCATGATAGATAAATTATCTAAGAAAAATATTATACATATGAATAAAGCTGATAGATTAAAAAAAAAACTGAGTCAAAAATTATTTGATTAA
- the murI gene encoding glutamate racemase, whose product MKINALSPIGIFDSGIGGLLIAKEIQIQMPHEDFIYFGDTKNMPYGEKSKEFIIKNSMKIASFLYKKKCKALVIACNSIASNALNIIHKKFYKKILIFNVIDPVIKNTIFLSYKRIGIIATPATIHSNFYINQIKKYYHHLDVVQISAPLLATIIENGWEIKKINPIISNYLNHLKSIDAILLACTHYLFLKQEIDNFYHGKVHLIDIQKIVVQEIKKKLNEKKLLCLNSTYNRFPIFYTSSSIPIFFEKKVQILFGKKVFFKTHIFNFV is encoded by the coding sequence ATGAAAATAAATGCATTATCTCCAATAGGAATATTTGATTCTGGAATTGGCGGACTTCTTATAGCTAAAGAAATTCAAATTCAGATGCCTCATGAAGATTTTATTTATTTTGGTGATACAAAAAATATGCCTTATGGAGAAAAATCTAAAGAATTTATTATCAAAAATTCTATGAAAATTGCATCTTTTCTTTATAAAAAAAAATGCAAAGCTTTAGTCATAGCATGTAATTCGATAGCATCGAATGCTTTAAATATTATTCATAAAAAATTTTATAAAAAAATATTAATATTTAATGTCATAGATCCTGTAATAAAAAATACAATTTTTCTTTCTTATAAAAGAATAGGAATCATTGCAACACCTGCTACTATTCATTCAAATTTTTATATAAATCAAATAAAAAAATACTATCATCATTTAGATGTAGTTCAAATATCTGCACCTTTATTAGCCACTATTATAGAAAATGGTTGGGAAATCAAAAAAATAAATCCTATTATAAGCAATTATTTAAATCACTTAAAATCAATAGATGCAATATTATTAGCTTGCACTCATTATTTATTCTTAAAACAAGAAATAGACAATTTTTATCATGGAAAAGTTCATTTAATCGATATACAAAAAATAGTGGTGCAAGAAATAAAGAAAAAGTTAAATGAAAAAAAACTATTATGTTTAAATTCTACTTATAATAGATTTCCTATTTTTTATACATCTAGTTCAATTCCTATTTTTTTTGAAAAAAAAGTCCAAATTCTTTTTGGTAAAAAAGTTTTTTTTAAAACACATATTTTTAATTTTGTCTAA
- a CDS encoding 3-phosphoshikimate 1-carboxyvinyltransferase gives MYSYINVCKNSNDLCGSILITGSKSISNRLLILKAIYKDDIHIENISNSEDTVILKKSLVSNSNVLDIHHAGTAMRFLTSYFSIQEGKEVILTGSDRMKERPIFILVKALRELGSEIYYLEKEGFPPIKILGQKILGGKIDIDARMSSQYISSLMLIASKFKMGLQIYLQEKITSIPYIKMTFDLLTLAGIKADWKDRMIHIYPIKSKEKKYFHVESDWSSASYYYSMAAIAKKSHIILRSYKNTSLQGDKEVSSIYDKYFGVHTIFDKDVIILNKKLNFSFPKFIELNLNKTPDLTQTIVVTCAAIGIKCDLKGLETLKIKETDRLQALKNELLKFGVIIKITNSCLRIIDFCREKKIDSFIKIQTYQDHRMAMSFSTFGLCSDFIKIENPNVVEKSYPNFWRDLESLGFLINYCE, from the coding sequence ATGTATTCTTACATTAATGTTTGCAAAAATAGCAATGACTTATGTGGTTCTATATTAATTACGGGATCTAAAAGTATATCTAACCGTCTTTTAATTTTAAAAGCTATTTATAAAGATGATATTCATATTGAAAATATTTCTAATTCTGAAGATACAGTAATTCTAAAAAAAAGTTTAGTCAGTAATTCTAATGTATTAGATATTCACCATGCTGGAACTGCTATGCGTTTTTTAACCTCTTATTTCTCAATACAAGAAGGAAAAGAAGTGATATTAACAGGATCAGATAGAATGAAAGAAAGACCTATTTTTATATTAGTGAAAGCTTTAAGAGAATTAGGATCTGAAATTTATTATTTGGAAAAAGAAGGATTTCCACCAATCAAAATTTTGGGTCAAAAAATTTTAGGAGGAAAAATAGATATTGATGCAAGAATGAGTAGTCAGTATATAAGTTCTCTTATGTTAATAGCAAGTAAATTTAAAATGGGGTTACAAATATATCTTCAGGAAAAGATTACATCTATTCCCTATATCAAAATGACTTTTGATTTACTGACTCTAGCTGGAATCAAAGCGGATTGGAAAGACAGAATGATTCATATTTATCCAATAAAAAGTAAGGAAAAAAAATATTTTCATGTAGAATCAGATTGGAGTTCTGCATCTTATTATTATTCTATGGCTGCTATTGCAAAAAAAAGTCATATTATTTTACGTTCGTATAAAAATACAAGTTTACAAGGAGATAAAGAAGTTTCATCTATATATGATAAATACTTTGGCGTTCATACAATCTTTGATAAAGATGTAATAATATTAAATAAAAAATTGAATTTTTCATTCCCAAAATTTATTGAATTAAATTTAAACAAAACACCAGATCTTACTCAGACTATTGTAGTGACTTGTGCTGCTATTGGTATAAAATGTGATTTAAAAGGTTTAGAAACATTAAAAATTAAAGAAACAGATAGATTACAAGCATTAAAAAATGAGCTTTTAAAATTTGGAGTGATAATAAAAATTACGAATTCTTGTTTAAGAATAATAGATTTTTGTAGAGAAAAAAAAATTGATTCTTTTATCAAAATTCAAACTTATCAAGATCATAGAATGGCAATGTCTTTTTCTACATTTGGATTATGTTCTGATTTTATAAAAATAGAGAATCCAAATGTTGTAGAAAAATCATATCCTAATTTTTGGAGAGATTTAGAATCTTTAGGTTTTTTAATTAATTATTGTGAATAA
- a CDS encoding NADP-dependent malic enzyme yields MRKNIGNFREESLNYHSKFPSGKIQITPTKKYSSQRDLSLAYSPGVAEPCKEIARCSTEVYKYTSKGNLVAVITNGSAVLGLGDIGALASKPVMEGKALLFKIFSGIDVFDIEINESDPEKFIETVKAIAPTFGGINLEDIKAPEAFEIEKRLKKELNIPVMHDDQHGTAIISGAALLNAITYVGKKINEIKMVVNGAGAAAISCARIYKQLGVLPENILMFDSKGLLHTSRKDLNEEKKEFSVNTYPIQKLEQAINNSDIFIGLSIGGVLTPNMLKSMAKDPIVFAMANPDPEIDYNLAVKIRPDVIMATGRSDYPNQVNNVLGFPYIFRGALDVHANVINDEMKLAAVYAIASLAKEPVPEQVNIVYNKKNISFGKEYIIPKPFDNRLIIRVAPAVAKAAMDSGVAKNPILDWRIYQEKLLDRMGYESKMLRMIQNRARTNPKKVVFCNGEEYDILKSIQILQEEGIVSIPIVLGNEDRIKRLIDENNLDIELKIIDPEKNKKEVENFSKILWGRRNRKGLTLYDSKIRMRTNDHFGAMMVDQGKADAVITGYSRSFSLSLRPMLEVIGKADFVHKTAGMMILLTKRGPLFLADTAVILDPTSEELARIALMASHVVQYFDIEPRIAMLSFQNFSSHSKTSSKVSQTVAFLHKKYPDLIVDGEVQPDFALNEFLLSKKFPFSKLVKKRANIFIFPNLESGNLTYKFIRGLGEVQTIGPVMLGMRKPAHVMQMQSSIEEIVNLTTLAVIDAQIRQN; encoded by the coding sequence ATGAGAAAAAACATAGGTAATTTTCGTGAAGAATCTTTAAATTATCATAGTAAATTCCCTTCTGGAAAGATACAAATAACCCCAACAAAAAAATATAGTAGTCAAAGAGATTTATCTCTTGCTTATTCACCAGGAGTAGCTGAACCTTGCAAAGAAATAGCTCGTTGTTCTACAGAAGTATATAAATATACTTCTAAAGGTAATCTTGTAGCAGTAATTACTAATGGATCGGCCGTATTAGGTCTTGGTGATATTGGAGCATTAGCTTCTAAACCGGTGATGGAAGGTAAAGCTCTTTTATTTAAAATATTTTCCGGTATTGATGTTTTCGATATAGAGATTAATGAATCTGATCCAGAAAAATTTATAGAAACAGTCAAAGCAATTGCTCCTACTTTTGGAGGAATTAATTTAGAAGATATCAAAGCACCAGAAGCTTTTGAAATAGAAAAAAGGCTTAAAAAAGAACTTAACATTCCTGTTATGCATGATGATCAACATGGTACTGCTATTATTTCTGGAGCAGCGTTGTTGAATGCTATTACTTATGTAGGTAAAAAAATTAATGAAATTAAGATGGTTGTTAATGGAGCTGGAGCTGCAGCCATTTCTTGTGCAAGAATATATAAACAACTTGGAGTTCTACCTGAAAATATTTTAATGTTTGATAGTAAGGGTTTATTACATACTTCAAGAAAAGATTTGAATGAAGAAAAAAAAGAATTTTCTGTCAATACTTATCCAATTCAAAAATTGGAACAAGCTATTAATAATTCTGATATTTTTATAGGGTTATCAATAGGAGGAGTATTAACTCCTAACATGTTAAAAAGTATGGCTAAAGATCCAATTGTATTTGCTATGGCAAATCCTGATCCAGAAATAGACTATAATTTAGCTGTTAAAATCCGTCCAGATGTTATTATGGCGACAGGAAGAAGTGATTATCCAAATCAAGTGAATAATGTGTTAGGATTTCCTTATATATTCAGAGGGGCACTAGATGTTCATGCTAATGTTATCAATGATGAAATGAAACTTGCAGCAGTATATGCTATCGCTTCTTTAGCAAAAGAACCTGTTCCAGAACAGGTAAATATTGTTTATAATAAAAAAAATATTTCTTTCGGAAAAGAATATATTATTCCAAAACCATTTGATAATCGTTTGATTATTCGTGTAGCTCCTGCTGTAGCAAAAGCTGCAATGGATTCTGGAGTTGCAAAAAATCCTATTTTAGATTGGAGAATCTATCAGGAAAAATTACTTGATAGAATGGGATATGAAAGTAAAATGCTTAGAATGATTCAAAATAGAGCACGTACAAATCCTAAAAAAGTTGTTTTTTGTAATGGAGAAGAATATGATATTTTAAAATCTATTCAAATTCTTCAAGAAGAAGGAATTGTTTCTATTCCCATAGTTCTAGGAAATGAAGATCGTATTAAACGTTTAATTGATGAAAATAATTTAGATATTGAGTTAAAAATTATAGATCCAGAAAAAAATAAAAAAGAAGTGGAGAATTTTTCTAAAATACTTTGGGGAAGAAGGAATAGAAAAGGTTTAACTTTATATGATTCCAAAATTCGCATGCGTACGAATGATCATTTCGGAGCTATGATGGTTGATCAAGGAAAAGCAGATGCTGTTATTACAGGATATTCTAGAAGTTTTTCATTAAGCTTACGTCCTATGTTAGAAGTTATAGGAAAAGCTGATTTTGTTCACAAAACGGCAGGAATGATGATTTTATTAACAAAACGTGGTCCTTTATTTTTAGCAGATACAGCCGTGATTTTAGATCCAACAAGTGAAGAATTGGCTAGAATAGCTTTAATGGCTTCTCATGTAGTTCAATATTTTGATATTGAACCTCGTATAGCTATGTTATCTTTTCAAAATTTTTCTTCTCATTCAAAAACTTCTTCTAAAGTCTCTCAAACAGTAGCCTTTTTACACAAAAAATATCCAGATTTAATAGTAGATGGAGAAGTTCAACCTGATTTTGCATTAAATGAATTTTTATTATCTAAAAAATTTCCTTTCTCAAAGCTTGTTAAAAAAAGGGCAAATATTTTTATTTTTCCAAATTTAGAATCAGGAAATTTGACTTATAAATTCATTAGAGGATTAGGAGAAGTTCAAACTATTGGTCCTGTTATGTTAGGAATGCGAAAACCTGCACATGTTATGCAAATGCAATCTAGTATAGAAGAAATAGTGAATCTAACTACTTTAGCTGTAATAGATGCACAAATTAGACAAAATTAA
- a CDS encoding OmpA family protein: MKNVNFFIVILFAFFSSVFSQDSKEKWFIRVGAHDINYYPIRSPLKGFFLKRNNSFNPIISSIELEHNIKKHIGLYLDASLGMVDNTRWRIGNNFFIKFSNGINLYMLPHKKFDPYLRLGIGYHKFNNYLNRELRISDTKYFKTNRKNFFLLDGGLGLNFWLVSNFGLNAQSTYNQVFAKQCGDYLNFWKHNVGLIFRFGNLKINHDHKIVINHIDQVDQDLSEKNDKNESEKNNKNEEEEKEKKIYCQDIDQDHDHDGIWDKEDLCPNQFGLKKFKGCPDTDLDNIPDHEDQCPNQFGLKKFKGCPDTDLDNIPDHEDQCPNQFGLKKFKGCPDTDLDNIPDHEDQCPNQFGLKKFKGCPDTDLDNIPDHEDQCPNQFGLKKFKGCPDTDLDNIPDHEDQCPNQFGLKKFKGCPDIVFRPILFGLGKFSLSTRSLKIINNVANIMINNFPNSKFYINGYTDANGKSRYNQFLSLKRARSVFEALVSKGVDSSRIEVRGLGVGKKKKRCVEIVIRKS; this comes from the coding sequence ATGAAAAACGTCAATTTTTTTATTGTTATTTTATTTGCTTTTTTTTCATCTGTTTTTTCACAAGATTCGAAAGAAAAATGGTTCATTCGTGTAGGAGCACATGATATTAATTATTATCCTATAAGGTCTCCTTTGAAAGGTTTTTTTCTTAAAAGGAATAATAGTTTTAATCCCATTATTTCTAGTATAGAATTAGAACACAATATAAAGAAACATATAGGTTTATATTTAGATGCTTCATTAGGTATGGTAGATAATACAAGATGGAGAATAGGAAATAATTTTTTTATCAAATTCAGCAATGGGATAAATTTATACATGTTACCTCATAAAAAATTTGATCCTTACTTAAGGTTAGGCATAGGTTATCATAAATTCAATAATTATCTAAACAGAGAATTGAGAATTTCAGATACAAAATATTTTAAAACAAATAGAAAGAATTTTTTTCTATTAGACGGTGGATTAGGTTTAAATTTTTGGCTGGTATCAAATTTTGGATTGAATGCTCAAAGTACTTATAATCAAGTATTTGCAAAACAATGTGGAGATTATTTGAATTTTTGGAAACATAATGTGGGACTGATTTTTCGTTTTGGGAATTTAAAAATAAATCATGATCATAAAATTGTAATAAATCATATAGATCAAGTAGATCAAGATCTGTCTGAAAAAAATGATAAAAATGAATCTGAAAAAAATAATAAAAATGAAGAGGAAGAAAAAGAGAAAAAAATTTATTGTCAAGATATAGATCAAGATCATGATCATGATGGAATTTGGGATAAAGAAGATTTATGCCCTAATCAATTTGGATTGAAAAAATTTAAAGGTTGTCCTGATACAGATTTAGATAATATTCCTGATCATGAAGATCAGTGTCCAAATCAATTTGGATTGAAAAAATTTAAAGGTTGTCCTGATACAGATTTAGATAATATTCCTGATCATGAAGATCAGTGTCCAAATCAATTTGGATTGAAAAAATTTAAAGGTTGTCCTGATACAGATTTAGATAATATTCCTGATCATGAAGATCAGTGTCCAAATCAATTTGGATTGAAAAAATTTAAAGGTTGTCCTGATACAGATTTAGATAATATTCCTGATCATGAAGATCAGTGTCCAAATCAATTTGGATTGAAAAAATTTAAAGGTTGTCCTGATACAGATTTAGATAATATTCCTGATCATGAAGATCAGTGTCCAAATCAATTTGGATTGAAAAAATTTAAAGGTTGTCCTGATATAGTTTTTCGTCCTATTCTATTTGGTTTAGGTAAATTTTCATTATCTACTCGTTCTTTAAAAATTATTAATAATGTTGCTAATATTATGATTAATAATTTTCCTAATTCGAAATTTTACATTAATGGATATACAGATGCTAATGGAAAATCCCGTTATAATCAATTTTTATCTCTAAAAAGAGCTCGTTCTGTATTTGAAGCTTTAGTTTCAAAAGGAGTGGATTCTTCTAGAATAGAAGTTAGGGGATTAGGAGTCGGAAAGAAAAAGAAAAGATGTGTTGAAATTGTAATACGTAAGTCGTAA
- the smpB gene encoding SsrA-binding protein SmpB, with protein MSILNRRARFLYHFIEYYIAGIQLLGTEVKSIRQNKVNIMESFCQMKHGELYSINMYIDEYKFGTNCNHSSKRERKLLLKKQELIRINKKLKNPGLTLIPIELFIKGYIKMRIVLAKGKKTHDKRESLRKKDFFREIKQSFKLKNRI; from the coding sequence ATGAGTATTCTAAATCGGAGGGCAAGATTTTTATATCATTTTATAGAATATTATATAGCTGGAATACAGTTACTTGGAACAGAAGTAAAATCAATCAGACAAAATAAAGTCAATATTATGGAAAGCTTTTGTCAAATGAAACATGGAGAGTTGTATTCTATAAATATGTATATAGATGAATACAAATTTGGAACAAATTGTAATCATTCAAGTAAAAGAGAAAGAAAATTATTATTAAAAAAACAAGAATTAATAAGAATTAATAAAAAATTAAAAAATCCAGGTCTTACTTTAATTCCTATCGAATTATTCATTAAGGGATATATAAAAATGAGGATAGTTTTAGCTAAAGGAAAAAAAACACATGACAAACGTGAATCTTTACGAAAGAAAGATTTTTTTAGAGAAATTAAACAATCTTTCAAATTAAAAAATCGTATTTAA
- a CDS encoding nucleotide pyrophosphohydrolase — protein MEIHSLQKLVHNWIIHHGIRYFDILTNTILLSEEVGEVSRIVARNYGEQSNKKNCKNNEDLGEELSDVLFVIICLANQTGIDLEKSFHRKLNKKKIRDHDRHHDNKKLK, from the coding sequence TTGGAAATTCATAGTTTACAAAAACTAGTTCATAATTGGATAATTCATCATGGAATTCGTTATTTTGATATATTAACTAACACTATTCTTTTATCTGAAGAAGTAGGAGAAGTTTCTAGAATTGTTGCTAGAAATTATGGAGAACAATCAAATAAAAAAAATTGTAAAAATAACGAAGATCTTGGAGAAGAATTATCAGACGTATTATTCGTTATAATTTGTTTAGCAAATCAAACTGGGATTGATTTAGAAAAATCCTTTCATAGAAAATTAAATAAAAAGAAAATTAGGGACCATGATAGACATCATGACAATAAAAAATTAAAATAA
- a CDS encoding FixH family protein, producing MKIKFNWDIGIVLSLVFFIIFIIYIAFFFPHVGSELVSDKYYEEEIKYQEIIDEKKNVLKLPVKIKVFILSSGIKIMFPSINNDINGFFTLFRSSSKNLDFTQPFKILKSEKKILLIPNKFLKKGHYKLIIRWKTNKKYFFEKDIFWNQLNVFYLFSKF from the coding sequence ATGAAAATAAAATTCAATTGGGATATTGGAATTGTGTTATCTTTAGTTTTTTTTATAATCTTTATTATTTACATTGCTTTCTTTTTTCCACATGTAGGAAGTGAACTTGTTTCAGATAAATATTATGAAGAAGAAATAAAATATCAAGAAATTATAGATGAAAAAAAAAATGTATTGAAACTTCCTGTAAAAATAAAAGTTTTTATTTTGTCTTCTGGAATTAAGATAATGTTTCCTTCTATTAATAATGATATTAATGGTTTTTTTACTTTATTCAGATCTTCTTCAAAAAATTTAGATTTTACACAACCTTTTAAAATATTGAAATCTGAAAAAAAAATATTATTGATTCCTAATAAATTTTTAAAAAAAGGACATTATAAACTTATAATAAGATGGAAAACAAATAAAAAATATTTTTTTGAAAAAGATATTTTTTGGAATCAATTAAATGTTTTTTACCTGTTTTCAAAATTTTAA
- a CDS encoding cbb3-type cytochrome c oxidase N-terminal domain-containing protein, which yields MRSKISSFIMIPSLLSVIIFMFYVFFISYNHISYLVHPITIFFFIVITVLLYILESINRLIFKKKLQFISKEEREKLFEENEGNYFYRLYKFIFYDYRKIHHNGVKKIDHGFDGIIELDNKLPMWWVHLFYLTIAFSAIYFFSYLLIDFSNPYKEYDRAYQNQLKEIQIFEKNTPQATIENAHFKENLIHNGKVLFDENCATCHQSDGSGNIGPNLTDNYWINIKDKDLFKNIFYIIWNGSENNPTMRAFGQSGEIKGNDIEKISSYVYFINQKSKKPLKGKIHQGTEIKEWRKM from the coding sequence ATGAGATCTAAAATTTCTTCTTTTATTATGATACCTTCTCTTTTATCTGTTATAATATTCATGTTTTATGTATTTTTTATAAGTTATAATCACATATCTTATTTAGTACATCCTATCACCATATTTTTTTTTATTGTAATTACAGTGTTATTGTATATTTTAGAGTCGATTAATCGTTTGATTTTTAAAAAAAAATTACAATTTATTTCAAAAGAAGAAAGGGAAAAACTTTTTGAAGAAAATGAAGGAAATTATTTTTATAGGCTTTATAAATTTATATTTTACGATTATAGAAAAATCCATCATAATGGAGTGAAAAAAATAGATCACGGATTTGATGGAATTATAGAATTAGATAACAAATTACCTATGTGGTGGGTTCATCTTTTTTATCTTACCATAGCTTTTTCTGCAATTTATTTTTTTTCTTATTTATTAATAGATTTTTCTAATCCTTATAAGGAGTATGATAGAGCTTATCAAAATCAATTAAAAGAAATTCAAATTTTTGAAAAAAATACTCCACAAGCAACTATAGAAAATGCACATTTTAAGGAAAACTTAATTCATAATGGAAAAGTTCTTTTTGATGAAAATTGTGCAACTTGTCATCAATCTGATGGTAGTGGGAATATAGGACCTAATTTAACAGATAATTATTGGATTAATATAAAAGACAAAGATTTGTTTAAGAACATATTTTATATAATATGGAATGGGAGTGAGAATAATCCAACTATGCGTGCTTTTGGTCAATCAGGAGAAATTAAAGGAAACGACATTGAAAAAATATCTAGTTATGTTTATTTTATCAATCAAAAATCTAAAAAACCTTTAAAAGGGAAAATTCATCAAGGAACAGAAATAAAAGAATGGAGAAAAATGTAA
- a CDS encoding transketolase family protein — translation MKKYENKGLKETRAGFGEALTFLGKKNNKVVALCADLTTSLFMDEFSKKFPERFFQIGIAEANMIGIAAGLSIGQYIPFAGTFANFATSRVYDQIRQSVAYSSKNVKICASHSGLTLGEDGATHQSLEDIGMMKMLPGMTVINTCDYNQTYAATIAISNYFGPVYLRFGRPSVANFTDKNKIFEIGKAVILTEGKDVTIVSTGHLVWESLEASKILYENKGIECEVINIHTIKPLDEKTILKSIHKTKCIVTAEEHNYWGGLGESIARVLTTRKSSVIQSFVSVNDTFGESGKPMELLKKYKIDRQSIIKKVDFVLKHKKN, via the coding sequence ATGAAAAAATATGAAAATAAGGGACTTAAAGAAACTAGAGCTGGTTTTGGAGAAGCTTTAACTTTTTTGGGTAAAAAAAATAATAAAGTAGTCGCATTATGTGCGGATCTTACCACTTCTTTATTTATGGATGAGTTTTCTAAAAAATTTCCTGAAAGATTTTTTCAAATAGGAATAGCTGAAGCTAATATGATCGGGATCGCAGCTGGACTTAGTATTGGTCAATATATTCCATTTGCTGGAACATTTGCTAATTTTGCAACATCTCGTGTTTATGATCAAATACGTCAATCTGTTGCTTATTCTTCAAAAAATGTAAAAATATGTGCTTCACATTCTGGGTTAACATTAGGAGAAGATGGAGCGACTCATCAAAGTTTAGAAGATATAGGAATGATGAAAATGCTTCCTGGAATGACCGTTATTAATACTTGTGATTATAATCAAACTTATGCAGCTACTATAGCTATATCAAACTACTTCGGTCCAGTATATTTACGTTTTGGTCGTCCTTCTGTAGCTAATTTTACAGATAAAAATAAAATATTTGAAATAGGAAAAGCAGTCATATTAACAGAGGGAAAAGATGTAACAATTGTGAGTACAGGACATTTGGTATGGGAATCTTTGGAAGCGTCTAAAATTTTATATGAAAACAAAGGAATAGAATGTGAAGTGATTAATATTCATACAATTAAACCATTAGATGAAAAAACCATTTTGAAATCTATTCATAAAACAAAATGTATTGTTACTGCAGAAGAGCACAATTATTGGGGAGGATTAGGAGAAAGTATAGCTAGAGTACTGACTACTAGAAAATCGTCAGTTATTCAAAGTTTCGTATCTGTTAATGATACTTTTGGGGAAAGTGGAAAACCTATGGAACTTTTAAAAAAATATAAAATTGATCGTCAATCTATTATAAAAAAAGTAGATTTTGTTTTAAAACATAAAAAAAACTAA
- a CDS encoding transketolase translates to MNVRYLKDLCIQVRRDILRMVNEAKSGHPGGSLGCTEYFVALYKKIMHYNPNQFTMDGKGEDLFFLSNGHISPVYYSVLARSGFFSIQELSTFRKLNSRLQGHPSTHLPGIRISSGSLGQGMSVSIGAALSKKLNGEDHSIIYSLHGDGELNEGQIWEAALYAGAKKIDNYIATVDYNGQQIDGTTDEVLPLGNLKKKFESFDWKVIEELEGNHIEKVISVLKKAKNETGKKKPILIMLYTQMGYGVDFMVGNNAWHGKYPSEKELKKALRQLPETSLGDY, encoded by the coding sequence ATGAATGTACGTTATTTAAAAGATTTGTGTATTCAAGTAAGAAGAGATATTTTACGCATGGTAAATGAGGCAAAATCTGGCCATCCTGGAGGATCTCTAGGATGTACAGAATATTTTGTGGCTTTATATAAAAAAATTATGCATTATAATCCAAATCAATTTACTATGGATGGGAAGGGTGAAGATCTTTTTTTCTTATCTAATGGTCATATATCTCCTGTTTATTATAGTGTTTTAGCTCGTTCTGGTTTTTTTTCTATTCAAGAATTATCTACTTTTAGAAAATTAAATTCTCGTTTACAAGGACATCCTAGTACTCATTTACCTGGAATACGGATTTCTTCCGGTTCTTTAGGACAAGGAATGTCTGTATCCATTGGTGCCGCTTTATCAAAAAAGCTGAACGGAGAAGATCATAGTATAATTTACAGTTTACACGGAGACGGAGAGTTAAACGAAGGACAAATTTGGGAAGCTGCTTTATATGCGGGAGCAAAAAAAATAGATAATTATATAGCTACTGTAGATTATAATGGACAGCAAATAGATGGAACTACAGATGAAGTGTTACCTCTAGGGAATTTAAAAAAAAAATTTGAATCTTTCGATTGGAAAGTTATCGAAGAATTAGAAGGGAATCATATTGAAAAAGTAATAAGTGTTTTAAAAAAAGCTAAAAATGAAACTGGTAAAAAAAAACCTATTTTAATCATGTTATATACTCAAATGGGATACGGTGTTGATTTTATGGTCGGAAATAATGCATGGCATGGAAAATATCCTAGTGAAAAAGAATTAAAAAAAGCATTACGTCAACTTCCTGAAACTTCTTTAGGAGATTATTAA